The sequence CTGTTGATCTTCTCCCACGTGATCTCTTGTCCGGTATAGCAGGAGATCTGGCCCATGATGCCGATCATCGTGCTACGGGCCATGTACTCGCCGTTGTTCACGGGTTCGCCGGAACGGATGGCCGCAAAGAGTTTATCGTGTTCGATCTGGTAGGGATCGCACTGGTCAGTCCACTTCCAGGCGTTCTCGCCCCAGATCTGGCTTTCTAGAATGGACGCCTTGCCCTTGGTGCCGTAGATGATGCTGGAATTGTCGTTGAAGCAACCCTTGGTGGTCCGGCAGAAGGCGTAGATGCGAACGCCGTTTTCGAATTCGTAGACAATGGAATGATGGTCGAACACATCGCCGTAGATGGGTTCGGTCATCGTGGAACGGCCGCCAAGGCCGTGGCACTTGACCGGCGCGGCGTCGTGCATAACCCAACTGGAACGGTCGAGGTTGTGCACGAGTGACTGCGGCACGTCGTCACCCGATAGCCAGCGGAAATGGTACTGCGTGCTGCATTGCCATTGGATTTCGTTCAACCCTTCCTGGCGGTCGACGACGACGTAGGGTTCGCGCAGGAAGTTCTCTTCGATGCTGACGATCTCGCCGATCGCGCCGTCGTGGATTCGGTTGACGGTTTCGATGTAGCCCAGGTGATGCCTGCTTTGCAGCCCGGACGCGAGGCACAAATTCTTCTCTTTTGCCACCTCGACGGCGCGCTGGAGAAGTTTGATGCCGGCGGGGTCAATTCCGTGGGGTTTCTCGACGAAGACGTGCTTGCCCGCCTGGAGCGCCGCCATCGCGTGGAAGGGGTGGAACTTTGCCGCGTTGGCGATGAGGACGACGTCGGACGCTTCGATGACCTGCTTGTACGCGTCGAATCCCGCGAAGCAGTGGTCGTCGTCAACGGCGACTTGGCCTTTCATCTGCGCCTTCAGCCGCTCGCGCTTGGTTTGGACGCGGTCCATGAGGATGTCGCACATCGCAACCAGTTTCGCGCCGGGATCGGCCCTCAGCGCCTCCACGGCAGCCCCGGTACAACGGCCGCCGCAGCCAATCATCCCGACGCGGATTGTGTCGTTGCCCGCGGCATACACGCTGCTGCGCATCGTGCTCGCGGCGACCGCCGACGCCAGCACCGTCGAAGTCTTCAGAAAATCGCGCCGTGTTGTGCTCTGTTTAGAATGCGACTGCTGTGAGGCTTCCATTTCTGTGTCTCCCACACTAATGCGACCTTGAAGGACTTGCCTCACATTATTGGCAAGAACCCCCGTTGCGTTTTCACCCTTAGACTCTCACCCGTGCGAATTGGTGCATCGCCTCATGAGAGTAGCGCATTGCCCCACGACGCACAATCGAGCGGTTACGGTGAGTCTGTGGGTAAAAGTGCATGTACGCGGAGTGCGTCATGCTCACAGTAGGCGTGCCGAATCTATGAGTTCGCGATCTGGTCGCCACGAACTGCCTTGTTGAGCATATCCACAAGTGCCTGCGTTTCGTGCATGCCACCGATGCGTTTCGCCAGGACAAACGTTTTTCGTGCTGACGTGGTCAGTTTGATTGAGTAGTAGATCTTGTCGCCGACTTGGACGTCTTGTGCAGGCTCGATGCTGGCGATTTCGTTGGCGGTAAGGGCCTGCAGTTTGCCTCCGAACCACCCGCTGGCGAACTCAAGCGTGCCGGCGCGCGCTTCGATTCGGCTGGACGCGACCCAAAGGTCGAGGACGTGCCAAAACAGGAAGAACTCGATGATGCCAACGATGATGGGAAACACGCGGGGCGCGCCGAATTCGACCAGGGCCACGAGAACGCCCGTCCAGATGACAAGGAACAGCGACGTTCCAAGCGCGAGTTTCACGTTGCGGGGCGCGGGCACTTCGATGCGCACCCCATCCGAGCCGAGGGGTGTCACTCGAAGGCCTAGACTCTGCGCGTCGCGGACGGGGTCCGCTTCGGCGAGATAGGGCTCCAATGGCTTCTCATCGAGCACGAAATCGGATCGGCTTGCCTTGGTCTTGAACACGGGCACCTCGAAGCGGACTCCGTAGTCCACCCCGGGTGTTGCCGCTTTCACTTCAAGCCGCCACAGAATCTGGTTGTCGGAATCGGAGCCGTCGGTCTCGCGGCAAGTGTAGGGAATCCCGAACGCCACAGGGATAGACGTTCGAGTCGGGTCACGCTCTGTCAACTCGCGCGCCATAACTCTATCGTTTTGCCATAGGATGTGTTCCCGGGTGCTTCGGTTCTTGCCGGAACCTGTCGTGACGCGATTGATA is a genomic window of Candidatus Hydrogenedentota bacterium containing:
- a CDS encoding Gfo/Idh/MocA family oxidoreductase, with product MEASQQSHSKQSTTRRDFLKTSTVLASAVAASTMRSSVYAAGNDTIRVGMIGCGGRCTGAAVEALRADPGAKLVAMCDILMDRVQTKRERLKAQMKGQVAVDDDHCFAGFDAYKQVIEASDVVLIANAAKFHPFHAMAALQAGKHVFVEKPHGIDPAGIKLLQRAVEVAKEKNLCLASGLQSRHHLGYIETVNRIHDGAIGEIVSIEENFLREPYVVVDRQEGLNEIQWQCSTQYHFRWLSGDDVPQSLVHNLDRSSWVMHDAAPVKCHGLGGRSTMTEPIYGDVFDHHSIVYEFENGVRIYAFCRTTKGCFNDNSSIIYGTKGKASILESQIWGENAWKWTDQCDPYQIEHDKLFAAIRSGEPVNNGEYMARSTMIGIMGQISCYTGQEITWEKINSSDFNFGPKPEDCHDDMEPPVLPGPDGSYPTLKPGLTRLLEA